A single bacterium HR11 DNA region contains:
- the dnaG gene encoding DNA primase, whose amino-acid sequence MASPWLTWLCEHIDPIEVFSAYTKLRRVGRRWVGLCPLHPERTPSFYVFPETNSFFCFGCHRGGDVFRFLQTAENLDFPGVLRLLQERWKLPPPPGEPTTDRDRQVAALIQALDRAHRFYRQALYTEAAAEARAYLEGRGVPETAWEAYGLGYAPPDGQALYDHFRQADVPTWVIAQCGLFIERDGRWFDLLRNRIVFPIHDPAGRVVALAGRALEEGVPKYLNSPETPVFRKSQTLFGLGWAAPAVRQRRAVVLVEGYFDAVLMALHGWPHTVALMGTALTADHVRWIQRHADRVWVGFDADESGQKAAWEALHELVGGGFAPSFLRWTEGKDPAEVLQRAGTPALGRAFAEAMDGWDFALFYLMTRHAGVSPDEWPTLRQDDARWERSAAAIVQNRQALQALFQLLTRVPHQSSRYYAALQIARRLGLEPPAQLYADFLRWLRRKSGAESQAPGPGSPPPALTLERTSLPSYEKWILRALIERPDLFERLMTRVGEAILEVARSHRLLRFLYDAWYAGRTVDWPLLLEVFSEPPESLWVHDLLRDETPWDERVFTEAVELLHIVYFRRLRNELARRRERLDPDVARQVYELTRELIDLERASGLHRLGPSPG is encoded by the coding sequence ATGGCCAGTCCATGGCTGACGTGGCTTTGTGAGCACATCGACCCCATCGAGGTCTTCAGCGCTTACACGAAACTCCGGCGCGTGGGTCGTCGGTGGGTGGGCCTCTGTCCCCTTCATCCGGAACGGACGCCGAGTTTCTACGTATTTCCCGAGACGAACAGCTTCTTCTGCTTCGGATGCCACCGGGGCGGGGACGTCTTTCGATTTCTCCAGACGGCCGAGAATCTGGACTTTCCGGGCGTCCTGCGTCTGCTTCAAGAACGTTGGAAGCTCCCGCCGCCACCCGGTGAGCCGACGACCGACCGGGACCGCCAGGTCGCCGCCCTCATTCAGGCCCTGGACCGGGCGCACCGATTTTACCGGCAGGCCCTTTATACGGAGGCGGCCGCCGAGGCCCGGGCCTATCTCGAGGGTCGGGGCGTCCCCGAGACGGCCTGGGAGGCCTATGGCCTCGGCTACGCACCGCCGGATGGCCAAGCCCTGTATGACCACTTCAGGCAGGCCGACGTCCCGACATGGGTCATCGCCCAGTGCGGACTCTTTATCGAGCGAGACGGCCGGTGGTTCGACCTCTTACGAAACCGTATCGTGTTCCCGATTCACGACCCGGCCGGGCGAGTCGTGGCCTTGGCGGGCCGGGCCCTGGAAGAAGGCGTCCCTAAGTATCTAAATAGCCCCGAGACGCCCGTTTTTCGGAAATCCCAGACCCTGTTTGGTCTCGGATGGGCCGCCCCGGCGGTCCGCCAGCGGCGGGCCGTCGTCCTGGTGGAGGGTTACTTTGACGCCGTACTCATGGCCCTCCACGGCTGGCCCCATACGGTCGCCCTGATGGGGACGGCCCTGACGGCCGACCACGTCCGATGGATCCAACGGCATGCCGACCGCGTGTGGGTTGGCTTCGATGCCGACGAGTCGGGCCAAAAGGCCGCCTGGGAGGCCCTCCACGAACTCGTCGGCGGCGGCTTTGCGCCGTCATTTCTGCGGTGGACCGAAGGGAAGGACCCCGCCGAAGTCCTCCAACGAGCCGGCACCCCAGCCCTCGGACGGGCCTTCGCCGAAGCGATGGACGGGTGGGACTTCGCCTTGTTCTACCTGATGACCCGCCATGCCGGCGTGAGTCCCGATGAATGGCCGACCTTGCGGCAGGACGACGCCCGCTGGGAACGGTCGGCCGCCGCCATCGTACAGAACCGCCAGGCCCTTCAGGCCCTCTTCCAACTCCTGACCCGGGTTCCCCATCAGTCGAGCCGCTACTACGCCGCTCTCCAGATCGCCCGCCGCCTGGGCCTCGAACCGCCTGCCCAGTTATATGCCGACTTCCTCCGCTGGCTCCGCCGGAAATCGGGTGCCGAGTCCCAGGCCCCGGGTCCCGGCTCGCCCCCACCGGCTCTGACGCTCGAGAGAACGTCCCTGCCGTCCTATGAAAAATGGATTCTCCGGGCCCTTATAGAGCGGCCCGACCTCTTCGAGCGGCTGATGACTCGCGTCGGGGAGGCCATCTTGGAGGTCGCCCGGAGTCACCGCCTCCTGCGGTTCCTCTACGACGCCTGGTACGCCGGCCGGACCGTGGACTGGCCCCTCCTGCTGGAGGTGTTCTCCGAACCACCGGAAAGCCTTTGGGTGCACGACTTGCTCCGGGATGAGACTCCGTGGGACGAACGGGTCTTCACCGAGGCCGTCGAGCTCCTCCACATCGTTTATTTCCGGCGCTTGCGGAATGAGTTGGCCCGCCGGCGGGAACGGCTCGACCCCGACGTGGCCCGCCAGGTCTACGAGCTGACCCGGGAACTGATAGACCTCGAACGGGCTTCCGGCCTCCATCGTTTGGGGCCTTCGCCGGGATGA